The genomic region AGTACAAGTTTGCATTTACGACAGAAATTGCAAAGCTAACTATATATTTCAGTCAATTTGTCAAGTAGTTGTGATAAAAGTCCCTCAGCTTGCTGGCTTTAAGTACGACGAGTCGTTCTCGTCCAGCCCTTCTTGACAGTATACGTTTGACTGTCAGACCGCGTGTCTCGAGTAGACTCGATATTTCATCGGGATCATTCTCTTCAATGACAACAAGATAGAAGACACCACCGGGCGACAGCAATCTGTCGACTTCCGGTAGAACTCTGTCCATCACATGTCTCCCACGCTCGCCTCCTGCCCATGCGCTCTCCAAACCACGTGATCCAGGTACACACTCGGTTACAACATACGGTGGATTGAAAAGCAAAACATCGACCAGAGCGGACAAACGCGTAGACAGACTAGTCAGTAGATCCGTGACGATGACGTCACCAACAACTCTATTTCTTTCAAGCGTTTTGCGAGTCGCCTGAGCTGCGCATTCATTGATGTCTGTTGCGATACACACCAGTTGTTCTTGTTTTGACAGCAAGCGTGCTAGAAAGGCAAGCACTAGGCCAGATCCAGAGCCTATTTCCACACATATGAGTGGACGCTGCGTTGCTAGGTGATGACGTTCGCTCTGCAGCGCGTCGAGAAGGATAAACGTATCTTCGGAAGGCTCATAGACCCGTTCGAAGTCTGTGCTATCGAGATGGCTGTAGTCTGGTGTGGGAATATGACCGTCATGGTCTTCACTCATTGGATACAAGAATCAgagtaacgcgcgctaaagcgGTGTTCAAGTGaaaaatgtaataaattaattatgtatgtacaataaatatacgtaaatactaaaattttagaaacAAAATAATAGGATTGATATAAACAATAGTAAGTACATAAAATtagaataataaataacaaaaattaataaattaattaattatatatgaAACGAATAagaataaattagttaataagAATAAATAATTATGTAATAAACTGATgcaccaattaattaatataaaataaataaaaattaatcgAGATGATCTAACtagctaaattaattaatataataataaactaattaataattaaaaataaactaataaattaaaattaattaattaataagctatAATTACACATAAAAATTACAGATGCAACCTCGGAGTCC from Corticium candelabrum chromosome 10, ooCorCand1.1, whole genome shotgun sequence harbors:
- the LOC134185206 gene encoding methyltransferase N6AMT1-like — encoded protein: MSEDHDGHIPTPDYSHLDSTDFERVYEPSEDTFILLDALQSERHHLATQRPLICVEIGSGSGLVLAFLARLLSKQEQLVCIATDINECAAQATRKTLERNRVVGDVIVTDLLTSLSTRLSALVDVLLFNPPYVVTECVPGSRGLESAWAGGERGRHVMDRVLPEVDRLLSPGGVFYLVVIEENDPDEISSLLETRGLTVKRILSRRAGRERLVVLKASKLRDFYHNYLTN